A region of the Paenibacillus sp. J23TS9 genome:
TGAACAGCAAGTACTACATAGAGCAGGTCGACAACTGAATATGACCATTCATCTCACGATTATTTATGATGAGGACCCTTTTCCATCGCATTATTTGGTGCAATTTGAAGATCGCACCCTTTTAACCGAGACGGAGGGGCTGCTTCATTCAACTGAAGTTATTTTGCTGGATATCCAAAATTCGTATTATCAGCTTCTTGAGAAAATGCCGCTGGCCGTCTTGATCACCAAAAAAGGGATCATCCAATACGTCAATCCAGCAGCACTCCGGCTCGTTCATGCCAATGATAAAAGCGAAGTTCTCGGGATGTCTACCGATTCAGTCGTCGATACTTCCTATCATCAAGCACTTTCTGACCGCAGAAAAAACTTTGTTACGCACCAGTCACTCCGAAGTATCAGCTATATGATCAACGCTTTGGATGGACAGCAAAAGTTTGTAGAAGGTTTTACGCTGATTATCAATTATGAAGGAGAGCCAGCCGCCGTTGGCGTTTTCAAAGATATTACGGATCAGCAGCAAAAAGAGGAATATATTATGCAATCCGAAAAGCTAAATATGGCCGGACAGCTTGCAGCAGGAATCGCACATGAAATCCGTAATCCGCTGACCTCCATTAATGGGTTTATGAAGCTGATGAGGTCATCAAAACGCAGTACCGAATCGTATTTCGATATTATTGAATCTGAACTCAAACGAATCGAGCTTATTGTCAATGAGCTGCTGGTTTTATCCAAACCACAGGGCAACCACATAAGCAAACCCGTGAATGTCCTGCCCATATTGGATCAGGTCATTACCTTAATGAGGGTTCAGGCTGCATTAAAAAATATCGAGATTACTTTTCATTGTCCGGACACTTCTCTATGGATTACCGGGGAAATGAATCAATTGAAACAGGTGTTTATCAATCTGCTTAAAAATGGTATGGATGCCATGGGCACAAGTGGGACGATTCACATAACAGCCGAATTCAGCGATCTCGAGGTGCTGATCAGTGTTCAGGATGAAGGCAGCGGTATGACTCCGGAGCAAATTCAAAAACTCGGACAGCCATTTTTCACAACCAAAGAAACGGGGACAGGTCTTGGATTTATGATCACACAAAATA
Encoded here:
- a CDS encoding ATP-binding protein — its product is MLRDHVQSYDPTFQHAALGMALISLNGTFLKVNPALCDLLGHPRHELHSIPSLDITYHDMLTVISEFGKSLESNHLTYGKFEQQVLHRAGRQLNMTIHLTIIYDEDPFPSHYLVQFEDRTLLTETEGLLHSTEVILLDIQNSYYQLLEKMPLAVLITKKGIIQYVNPAALRLVHANDKSEVLGMSTDSVVDTSYHQALSDRRKNFVTHQSLRSISYMINALDGQQKFVEGFTLIINYEGEPAAVGVFKDITDQQQKEEYIMQSEKLNMAGQLAAGIAHEIRNPLTSINGFMKLMRSSKRSTESYFDIIESELKRIELIVNELLVLSKPQGNHISKPVNVLPILDQVITLMRVQAALKNIEITFHCPDTSLWITGEMNQLKQVFINLLKNGMDAMGTSGTIHITAEFSDLEVLISVQDEGSGMTPEQIQKLGQPFFTTKETGTGLGFMITQNIIHNHGGSIQIDSVPDHGTTFTVKLPKINEPEDL